From a single Brassica napus cultivar Da-Ae chromosome C9, Da-Ae, whole genome shotgun sequence genomic region:
- the LOC106423150 gene encoding acyl-coenzyme A oxidase 4, peroxisomal-like, translated as MFCCAFASICVFVYLITASDYYHFIELLTPEEQAVRKRVREFMEKEVAPIMTEYWEKAEFPFHIIPKLGALGVVGGSIKGYGCPGLSITANAIATAEISRVDASCGTFNLVHTSLDMLTIGKMSLAWRRFHLKT; from the exons ATGTTTTGTTGTGCTTTTGCTTCAATCTGTGTGTTTGTATACTTGATTACAGCTTCAGACTATTATCATTTCATTGAACTATTGACTCCGGAGGAGCAGGCTGTGCGGAAAAGAGTGAGGGAGTTCATGGAGAAAGAAGTTGCCCCCATTATGACAGAG TACTGGGAGAAGGCAGAGTTTCCATTCCATATCATTCCAAAGCTTGGAGCTTTAGGTGTTGTTGGTGGCTCTATTAAG GGTTATGGCTGTCCTGGCCTCTCCATCACAGCCAATGCCATTGCAACAGCAGAGATATCTAGAGTTGATGCAAGCTGTGGGACTTTTAATTTGGTGCATACCTCTTTGGACATGCTCACTATTGGTAAGATGTCCTTAGCTTGGAGAAGGTTCCATCTCAAGACATAG